In Myxococcus xanthus, the genomic window GGTCGATGACCAGGTGGTTGCCGCTGCGCAGGTCGTTGCCGAAGCGCTCGAAGAACGCCGGGTCCAGCGCGCTCATCTTCGCGATGACGGCCTCGGCGGCCTCTTCGCGCTTGGCCAGCGTCTCGTCGCCCAGCTTCGCCTTGATCTCCGGACGCTGCCAGAGGTCGTCGAAGTAGTGCGCCGCGGGGCCCAGGCCGAAGGCCATGCCCTTGAACAGGTTCTGCCCGGACAGGGCCTGGTTCTGGGTGATGCCGGCCGACGGGCCGCTGCTGCCATCCGCGGGACCGCAGCCGATGCCGAAGGTGGAGAAGGTCATGAAGGCCGTCACGGCCGAGGTCAGCTTCAAGGTGGAACGCTTCAAGGTGTGCTCCAGGGCAACGGGGTGATTGCCCGCGAGGCACGCCGGCCGGCCGGGTGCGTCACAGGCAAGTCACGATTTTTAGGTAAGTTGGATTTGTGCACAATCCATAGAATTACTTAAATTTATACGCACGCGTATCAGTTACACGGATATCGACTATTTCAATTTGAGTGCGTTGAGCGGACTTGGCGGGTCTGGTTTCAGGCTTGGTTCCGGGCATTCCCCCGTCAGAGCGGCCAGCCAGGACAGGGGGCACACACACGAGCGCCACTCCCGCCTTGCCGCATCGGTGCGTGGTCCTCGCTCCTTTGCCCACAAAGGAGCAGAACTGGCATGCGCGCACGCAGCGAGTTCGCCGGCGTCGTGGAGGAGGTGGGCCCGGGGCGTGATCCACCTCAAGCCGGGCGACCGGGTGGTGGTGCCCTTCAACGTCTCCTGCGGCGGGTCGTGCTGTGAGAACTCCAACCCGTCCAGCGACGTCGCGGGCGGCGTCGTGATTCGCCGGCTCCGGGCCTGGTGACGGCTACTTGCGCAGCAGCGTGCCTTCGAAGAAGAACGCCAGGCACGCGGCCAGGATGAGCCAGGTCCACAGCGGCACCGTCGGCTTGTCCGCGTCACCCGTGGAGGCCTTCACCGTCTCTTCTCCGAAGTAGGCGGTGAGGGTGTCCGTCGGCACACGTCCCAGGTCGCTCTCGGAAGGATCGAGCACGGCGGCGAAGGACAGGTCCGGCTGCACCTTCCCGTCCGCGCCCAGCACCGAATACACGCCCGGCTCCGTCACCGGCCCGGCGACCAGCGCGCCTTCCGGCTGCTCCTTCACGGTGACCTCGGTGCCGTCCGGCGCGCGCACCGAGGACACCTTCTGGGCCCCCTCCGGGCGCAGCGTGGCGCTTTCGCCCACGCGCACGCGCACCTCCTCGCGCTCGTCCAGGGAGCCGGTGAGGTACGCGGCGAAGCGCTGCATCAGCGGCAGGAAGGAGGTGCGGATGGAGAAGTCGCTCCAGTCGCGGTCCACCGTGCTGGTAAGCAGCGCCACGCGCCCCTTGCCCTTGCGCGCCACGGCCACCGCCGGCGCGCCGTCCTCATACGTGGCCAGCACCTGACTGGCGCCGCCAGCGCCCGGGGAGTCCGCCTCCAGCAGCATGTACTTGTAGAAGCGCGCCCCCACGAGCCCTTCCTCCGCCTGCCCCGTGAAGGGCGAGAAGAGGACGTGCTCCACGGAGACCTGCGCCAGCCGCGCGCTCTTGGTGTCCGCGTCCGGATCGTCGCGCTCGGCGCTGGTGCGCACCAGGCGCAGCGGACGCGGCAATACCGGGCCCAGCCGCTGGTTGTACGCCTCCGGGTTCACCCGGTCGCCCATGCTGATGAAGAGGCCGCCGCCGTTCTCCACGAAGGCCGCCAGCTTCTGCGCCTCGTCGGCGCTCGGCGCGGGTACGTTGAGCAGCAGCACCAAATCGTAGGCGGAGAAGTCCTCGCGCAGGCCCACCTCCGCGTCGCGCGTGGCCACCTCCACCGGCGAGCCCGGCGCTGTGAGAGCCGCGTCCACGAAGAAGGCTTCATCCCGGTAGCGCGTCGCGTGCGGCGAGCCATTCACCACCAGCGCCTTCAGCGCGCGGGGCACCGGCAGCACGAACGAACGCCGGTCATCCTCCACCAGCGCGTCCGGCGCCAGCGTCACCTGCCCCAGCACCGTGCCGCCCAGCGGGAAGCGCACGGTGAGCGTCTTCTGCGTCGTGCCGCCCGGGGGGATGTCCACGAAGCCCTTGGCCAGCGTGGACTCGCCCACGCGCACCGCGGCCTCCAGGTCCTTCACGGCTTCCGTGCCGAAGTTGCGCACCGTGAAGGTGAACTGGAACGTGCGCGGACCGGCCTGCAGAGCGGGCTCCACCTTGAGGTCGACGATGGCGCGGTTGTTCAGCACCTCGTGGCCCTCGGCCGCGTCGCGCAGGACGACTTCCGGCTTCACGGGCGCGCCCGTGGGGCCCTTCACCGTGGGCGGCGGCGCCTCCAGGCGGAAGGCCGCGGCTGTCATGTCGGAGACCAGCACCAGCCGCTTGGCTGGCATGGGGTTCTCCTCCAGCGCGCGGGCCGCCATGTCCAGGCAGCGCGACAGGTCCGCGGTGCCGTGGGTGGCCTTCGCTTCATCCACCAGCGAGCGCAGACGGCCGCGGTCGAAGCCCGGCGGCGGCGGCGCGGCGGGGGACTGTGTGCACACCAGCACGGTGGCGGGCTCTTCGGGCAGCAGGTCCTTCAGCGCGTCGCGGGCCTCGTCGCGGGCGCGCTCGAAGAGCGGCGTGCCGTCCGACCAGCGCATGGACAGCGACGCGTCCAGGATGATGGCGGTGGCCGCGGGGCCCTTCACCACCTGCGCGGCGGCCGCGTCCCGCGTCAGCTCGGGGCGCGCCAGGGCAATGGGGATGGCCAGCAGGATGAGCGTGCGCAGCGCGTACAGCAGCAGGCGCTTGAGCTTGAGGCGGCTGGCGGTGCGCTTCTGGCTGCGCATCACGAAGGCCAGCGGCCCGAAGGGGTGCGGCCGGGGACGGCGCCGGTCGAACAGGTGCACCAGCAGGGGGATGAGGGCGCCCAGCGCGCCCAGCAGCATCCACGGATTGCCGAAGGTCACCGGCGCCTCCCGCGCCGCGACAGGTACCGCAGCAGCACGTCATCCAGCTTGTCGTCCGTGCGCACCAGGTCGTAGTCCACGTCCGCCTCGGCGCACGCGGCCTTCACGTTCGCCAGGAAGGCGTTGAACTCCTCCAGGTAGCTCTCCTTGATTTCGCGCGGGTTCACCTCGATGCGGCCCTGGCCCTCCATGTCGATGAAGAGCGTGGGGTCGTCGAAGGGGAACGTCAGCTCCGCCGGGTCCACCAGGTGGAACACGGACACGTCGTTCTTCCGCTGCCGCAGCGCGAGGATGCGGCGCAGGGCGTCCTGATTCTCATCCAGCAGGTCCGACAGGACGATGACGCTGGAGCGCCGAGGCAACACCTCCGCCAGGTGGTCCGCCGCGCTGCCCAGGTCCGTGGTGCCGGTGGGCTCGGTGTGCTCCAGCGTGTCCAGCAGCACGTTGAGGTGCCCGGCCGACGCGCGCGGCGGCACGTCCTTCCACTTGCCGCCCGCCATCAGCGCCAGGCCCGCCGCGTCCTGCTGGCGCACCAGCAGGTAGCACAGCGCGCCCGCCAGCGTGGTGGCCACGTCCAGCTTGCTCAGCGCGCCGCTGCGGTAGCCCATGGAGGCGGACGCATCCACCACCATGACGGCGCGCAGGTTCGTCTCGTGCTCGAAGCGCTTGACGTAGTACTTGTCGAACTTGCCGTAGGCCTTCCAGTCCAGGTGGCGGAGCTCGTCGCCGGGGGCGTACTCCTTGTGCTCCGCGAACTCCACGCTCTGCCCCTGATGCGGGCTTTTGTGGAGGCCGGACAACACGCCCTCCATCACCGCGCGGGCGCGCAGCTTCACTCCCTGGAGGCGGGCCAGCGTCTGTGCGTCGAGCAGCATGGCGCGGGCCTGGCTAGCCCTTCACCACCGTGAGGAGCTGATCGATGAGCTTCACGGAGGTGATGCCCTCGCTCTCCGCGGTGAAGTTGGGCAGCACGCGGTGGCGCAGCACGGGACGGGCCAGGGCGCGCACGTCCTCGACGGTGGCGACGAAGCGGCCGTGGAGGATGGCGCGCGCCTTGGCGGCCACCACCAGGTACTGGCTGGCGCGGGGGCCCGCGCCCCAGGACGTGTTCTTCGCGATGAAGTCCAGCGCGCCCGGCTCCTTGGGCCGCGTGTGGCGCACCAGCTCCACGGCGTAGCGCACCACGTGGTCCGGCACCGGCACGCGGCGCACCAGCTCTTGAAGCGCGAGGATGCGCTCGGGAGACAGAATCTTCTCCAGCTTCGGCTGCGGACCGCCGGTGGTGCTCTTGACGATTTGCACCTCTTCGTCGGCGGTGGGGTAGCCCACGTCCACCAGGAACATGAAGCGGTCGAGCTGGGCCTCGGGCAGCGGATAGGTGCCCTCCTGCTCGATGGGGTTCTGCGTGGCGAAGACGAGGAAGGGCAGCTCCAGCGGGTACGTGCGGCCACCGGCGGTGATGCGGTACTCCTGCATGGCTTGCAGCAGCGCGGCCTGCGTCTTCGGCGGGGTGCGGTTCACCTCGTCCGCCAGGATGATGTTCGCGAACAGCGGACCCTGGAGGAAGCGGAAGGTGCGCCGGCCGGTGGTGCGGTCCTCTTCCAGGATGTCCGTGCCGGTGATGTCCGACGGCATCAGGTCCGGCGTGAACTGGATGCGGTTGAAGGACAGGTTGAGGACGTCCGCCAGCGTGGAGATGAGCAGCGTCTTGGCGAGGCCCGGCACACCCACGAAGAGGCAGTGGCCGCGGCTGAAGAGGGAGATGAGGAGGTGCTCCACCACCTCGCGCTGACCGACGACGCGCTTTTCAATCTGGGCGACGATTTCGTTGCGGGCCTGGGCGAGCTCCTCGACGGCACGGAGGTCGTCGCCTGAGGCGTCGGGCACGGGCAGAGAGTCGGGGGCGGCGCTTTCCATGGAAGGGTTCTCTTAATTCGTGGGCGGCGCTGGGACCAAAGGATTCCGCCACCCCTGCGCCAAGGCGTGCGCTGCCAACCGTTCGGGGGGAGACCTATTCCGCTGCCGCACACCCCGGCACGCTGGGGCACATGGGCGCGCTAATCGCCTGCACGCCCCCCTGCCATGTGACAGTGCCCCTGGGCTGGGGGGGAATGCCGGGGGCTGGACACGCTGCTTAGGTTCCCAGGGCCTCGCTTCCGGTGGACGGGAGCAGGCTCCTTGGAGCGTGTCATGGGGTCATTTCGGCGTGGTGGGCGTGGCAACCTCTGGACAGGGCTTCTTCCAGTTGCCCTGCTGTGGGTGTCGGGCGGGTGCGGCGGTAGCAGCGGGGACGGGGGGACTCTGGCCGAAGCGCCGCGTGGCGGCGACGAAGCCACGCCGGGGGTGGTCGTGGCACCCACGGCGCCGCAGGACTCCAACGGCGGGCTCCCGCAGCGTCCGGTGCCGGCGGCGGCCTCGCCGTGGAACCAGGTGGTGGGGGGGCCCCAGGACGACGTCGGGACGGGCGTGGCCACGGCTCCCTCTGGGGATGTGGCGGTGGTGGTGTACAGCACGCCGCGCCAGGACGAAGAACGCGAGCCCGTGGAGGGCGAGAAGCTGGCGCTGACGCTGGCGCGCTACGCGGCGGATGGGGCGCCGCGCTGGTCGCGTGAGTGGGCGCGTAACCGCTTCTCCGACACGCGCGTGGCGGCGAGCGAGGCGGCGACGTTCCTGTCGGGCAATGCGTTCCTCTACTCGGCGGACTTCGGACTGGGTGAGGCGCAGGACGGCTTCCTGGTGAAGTTCGACACGGCGGGTTCCCCTGTCTGGCAGCACCGCGTGGGACAGAAGGTCTACGCCATCGCCGCGGACGCGCAGGGCGGCGTGCTGGCCGCGGGTGAGGAGTGGGAGGGGGAGTTCATCGAGGACCCCGTGCTCACGCGCTACGCCGCGGATGGCTCCGTGCTGTGGTCGCGGCGCTTCCACGGCGCCAACATGGACACCGCGCTGCACGCGGCGGCGCTGGCGCCTTCGGGACAGTCGATTCTGGCCGGACAGCTCGTGGACGCGCTGGAGGTGGACGGCCAGACGTTCGGCGCGCCCGGTGTGCGCGGCTTCGTGGTGCTGACGTTCGATGCGTCCGGGCGCTTGCTGTGGGGCAAGGAGCTGCCGGGCGTGAAGGGCCGCATCACCTCGGTGACGGTGGGCGCGGATGGCACGCTCGTGGCGGCGGGTGACTTCATCGGTCTGCTGGTGTGGGGGGATGCGTCGCTCGGTTCCTCCGGGGCCTTCGTGCTGACGGCGGGCGCGGATGGCAGCGTGGGTTGGGTGCGCCAGCCCCTGTGCGGGCCGGTGACGGAGCTGGGCGCGTCCGTCGCGGTGGAGGATGCGGGCGGCGTCGCGGTGACGTGTGGCAGCGTGCTGACGCGCTACGCGGCTTCGGGGGCGTGGCTGGGGGAGCAGACGCTGGAGGCGCAGCCCTGCGCCAGCGGGGTGTGCTCGCTGACCACCGCGGGTGTGGCCACGGTGCCGGGCCGCGGGCTCGCCGTCACCGGCTGGCAGCGCGACGGGGCGGGCGACACCTGGAATCAGGACGCCTTCCTCAGGCTCGTGGTGCCGTAGCGGCCGGGGCCGCTACAGTGCGCGGCCATGTCCGCTCCAGCCGCAGAGGTCCTTCTCGAGGTGGAGGGTGCCGTCGCCACGCTCACCCTCAACGATACCGCCCGACGCAACGTGATGACGCCCGAGCTGGGAGACGCGCTGTGCGCGCGCGTCGCCGAGCTGAAGGGGCGTGACGATGTCCGGGCGGTGGTGCTCACCGGGGCGGGAGGCGCGTTCTCCGCCGGTGGGGACCTGAAGATGCTGGA contains:
- a CDS encoding sporulation delaying protein family toxin codes for the protein MKRSTLKLTSAVTAFMTFSTFGIGCGPADGSSGPSAGITQNQALSGQNLFKGMAFGLGPAAHYFDDLWQRPEIKAKLGDETLAKREEAAEAVIAKMSALDPAFFERFGNDLRSGNHLVIDQLLTDTRELTVAAANALRKDAGQAGEINAAALQQVEAGLYLYVETAVAVAIVLILILTQIDMTPVMEGPQSSQLQRDVWVDMLAKRFAAAE
- a CDS encoding BatA domain-containing protein; the protein is MTFGNPWMLLGALGALIPLLVHLFDRRRPRPHPFGPLAFVMRSQKRTASRLKLKRLLLYALRTLILLAIPIALARPELTRDAAAAQVVKGPAATAIILDASLSMRWSDGTPLFERARDEARDALKDLLPEEPATVLVCTQSPAAPPPPGFDRGRLRSLVDEAKATHGTADLSRCLDMAARALEENPMPAKRLVLVSDMTAAAFRLEAPPPTVKGPTGAPVKPEVVLRDAAEGHEVLNNRAIVDLKVEPALQAGPRTFQFTFTVRNFGTEAVKDLEAAVRVGESTLAKGFVDIPPGGTTQKTLTVRFPLGGTVLGQVTLAPDALVEDDRRSFVLPVPRALKALVVNGSPHATRYRDEAFFVDAALTAPGSPVEVATRDAEVGLREDFSAYDLVLLLNVPAPSADEAQKLAAFVENGGGLFISMGDRVNPEAYNQRLGPVLPRPLRLVRTSAERDDPDADTKSARLAQVSVEHVLFSPFTGQAEEGLVGARFYKYMLLEADSPGAGGASQVLATYEDGAPAVAVARKGKGRVALLTSTVDRDWSDFSIRTSFLPLMQRFAAYLTGSLDEREEVRVRVGESATLRPEGAQKVSSVRAPDGTEVTVKEQPEGALVAGPVTEPGVYSVLGADGKVQPDLSFAAVLDPSESDLGRVPTDTLTAYFGEETVKASTGDADKPTVPLWTWLILAACLAFFFEGTLLRK
- a CDS encoding DUF58 domain-containing protein yields the protein MLLDAQTLARLQGVKLRARAVMEGVLSGLHKSPHQGQSVEFAEHKEYAPGDELRHLDWKAYGKFDKYYVKRFEHETNLRAVMVVDASASMGYRSGALSKLDVATTLAGALCYLLVRQQDAAGLALMAGGKWKDVPPRASAGHLNVLLDTLEHTEPTGTTDLGSAADHLAEVLPRRSSVIVLSDLLDENQDALRRILALRQRKNDVSVFHLVDPAELTFPFDDPTLFIDMEGQGRIEVNPREIKESYLEEFNAFLANVKAACAEADVDYDLVRTDDKLDDVLLRYLSRRGRRR
- a CDS encoding AAA family ATPase, which produces MESAAPDSLPVPDASGDDLRAVEELAQARNEIVAQIEKRVVGQREVVEHLLISLFSRGHCLFVGVPGLAKTLLISTLADVLNLSFNRIQFTPDLMPSDITGTDILEEDRTTGRRTFRFLQGPLFANIILADEVNRTPPKTQAALLQAMQEYRITAGGRTYPLELPFLVFATQNPIEQEGTYPLPEAQLDRFMFLVDVGYPTADEEVQIVKSTTGGPQPKLEKILSPERILALQELVRRVPVPDHVVRYAVELVRHTRPKEPGALDFIAKNTSWGAGPRASQYLVVAAKARAILHGRFVATVEDVRALARPVLRHRVLPNFTAESEGITSVKLIDQLLTVVKG